The Neurospora crassa OR74A linkage group IV, whole genome shotgun sequence genome has a segment encoding these proteins:
- a CDS encoding Lcc2 — MRLTSVWTSVVQVFSFLTFSSPEDGNDLSSQRPQFPIPLENVHHHPPASHHPIPPSSNNAAEDVVPLYTSGSERSYMLKDHPVVGTPKSPQEGGPARRLDCHYPDMQDWEPCYGPENRTCWLKHKYEDKRIDIMTDYENEWEIPKGKVRKFYLEVSEQPIAPDGTTMEHGKVFNRTYPGPWLEACWGDWIEVTVKNNLRWNGTSVHWHGFRQFESFHMDGVNGITECPIAPGDTFTYRFRAMQYGSAWYHSHYSLQYGDGLLGPITIYGPSTANFEADEAFRPLLLTDWNHRSVFEDWPLMLKSGVAPSMTNILINGVGQFGSGGKQKEKYTLYLDEGKKHLLILINTAVDTTFVFSIDNHTMEVIEMDFVPIVPYNTTNLKIGIGQRYHVLVHGLENPYEAERYGNYWMRVIPARKCSKFPYGPDEQMGIFRYNTTYQTMASAPDPMSEPPLYETNCADEPLDKLVPKIPWTVGNPVNIDPNIDPKKLPANESYIFNVGLTMSGGPNTSTPYIPDDQPYARWDMHIAPFRINFSDPTLLSLSSLDSLITKPHLDIVTLPTSNPDDDKWIWMVITAPDKVPTEGARIFFPAAHPIHLHGHDFAVLRQSSKNWYDDPEIGHIGEGKRWFTPDKLNCENERLDCENPTRRDVVLLPASGYVVIAFKADNPGAWILHCHIAFHASSGLAMQIIENKDLIPAIMEKDKPVIEEKCRKWREWYGEPKNLWDWHEPKHFQDDSGV, encoded by the exons ATGAGGCTCACCTCAGTGTGGACCAGCGTCGTGCAGGTCTTTAGTTTCCTCACTTTCTCTTCCCCCGAGGACGGCAACGATCTCTCTTCACAGCGTCCCCAATTCCCCATCCCCTTGGAAAACGTTCACCATCACCCACCTGCCTCCCACCACCCTATCCCCCCAAGCTCCAACAATGCCGCCGAGGATGTAGTCCCCCTCTATACGAGCGGCAGTGAACGTTCCTACATGTTGAAAGACCATCCCGTTGTCGGAACACCCAAAAGTCCCCAGGAAGGAGGTCCCGCCAGAAGGCTCGACTGCCATTACCCCGATATGCAAGATTGGGAGCCTTGCTATGGCCCCGAGAACAGGACTTGCTGGTTGAAGCATAAGTATGAAGATAAGAGGATTGATATTATGACTGATTATGAGAATGAGTGGGAGATTCCGAAGGGGAAGGTCAGAAAG TTCTACTTGGAAGTCTCAGAGCAACCCATTGCCCCGGACGGTACAACGATGGAGCATGGCAAAGTGTTCAACAGGACTTATCCTGGGCCTTGGCTTG AGGCTTGCTGGGGTGACTGGATTG AGGTAACTGTAAAGAATAACCTCCGATGGAACGGCACATCA GTTCATTGGCACGGCTTCCGCCAATTCGAGTCTTTCCACATGGACGGCGTCAACGGAATAACCGAATGCCCCATCGCCCCCGGCGACACCTTCACCTACCGGTTCCGTGCCATGCAATATGGTTCCGCCTGGTACCACAGCCACTACTCCTTACAATACGGCGACGGGCTCTTGGGTCCCATCACCATTTACGGACCCTCAACAGCAAACTTTGAGGCGGATGAGGCGTTCCGTCCCTTGCTGCTGACAGACTGGAACCACCGGAGTGTGTTCGAAGACTGGCCACTCATGCTTAAATCGGGCGTGGCGCCGTCGATGACGAATATCCTGATCAACGGGGTGGGGCAGTTTGGTTCAGGTGGGAAGCAAAAGGAGAAGTATACGCTTTATTTGGATGAGGGCAAGAAGCATTTGCTGATTTTGATCAACACGGCCGTTGATACGACGTTTGTGTTTTCGATTGATAATCATACAATGGAGGTTATTGAGATGGATTTTGTGCCGATTGTGCCGTATAACACTACCAATCTAAAGATTGGGATCG GTCAAAGATACCACGTCCTCGTCCACGGCCTAGAAAACCCGTATGAAGCCGAGAGATACGGCAACTACTGGATGCGGGTAATCCCGGCCAGAAAGTGCAGCAAGTTCCCCTACGGCCCTGACGAGCAGATGGGTATCTTCAGGTATAACACGACTTACCAAACCATGGCGTCGGCACCTGATCCCATGTCAGAACCGCCTCTTTATGAGACCAACTGCGCAGATGAGCCGCTGGATAAGCTGGTGCCGAAGATTCCGTGGACCGTTGGCAATCCGGTGAATATTG ATCCCAACATCGACCCCAAAAAACTCCCAGCCAACGAGAGCTACATCTTCAACGTCGGCCTGACCATGTCCGGCGGTCCCAACACCAGCACGCCTTATATCCCCGATGACCAACCTTAT GCCCGCTGGGACATGCACATTGCCCCCTTCCGCATCAACTTCTCCGACCCCAcgctcctctccctctcgtcCCTCGACTCCCTCATCACCAAACCACACCTCGACATCGTCACCCTCCCCACCTCCAACCCAGACGACGACAAGTGGATTTGGATGGTGATCACCGCTCCCGATAAAGTTCCCACCGAGGGGGCGCGGATCTTCTTCCCTGCTGCCCACCCGATTCACCTGCACGGACACGACTTTGCGGTGTTGAGACAGAGTAGCAAGAACTGGTATGATGATCCGGAAATTGGTCACATTGGGGAGGGCAAGAGGTGGTTTACCCCCGACAAGTTGAATTGCGAGAATGAGAGACTGGATTGTGAGAATCCGACTAGGAGGGATGTGGTGCTGTTGCCGGCGAGTGGCTATGTGGTGATTGCTTTCAAGGCGGATAATCCCGG AGCCTGGATCCTCCACTGCCACATCGCCTTCCATGCCTCGTCGGGTCTGGCTATGCAAATCATCGAGAACAAGGACTTGATTCCGGCTATCATGGAGAAGGATAAGCCGGTTATCGAGGAGAAGTGTAGGAAGTGGAGGGAATGGTATGGGGAGCCGAAGAACCTGTGGGATTGGCACGAGCCGAAGCACTTCCAAGATGATTCGGGTGTGTAG
- a CDS encoding mitochondrial outer membrane protein iml-2 → MSAALRFWLRGQSAASNQSSKAPSAAPSPAASSTSLRDQFNKHGRSSTGSVSAAQQEASNIEDAMAAVALIMNDDIDGAEAMLRAREDASTFHQLGVGVSTFLRSILGFEKDIMNEATTRLGETETRAWNDMKKAQKEAEKHGVYGGSVYPQGHPSGGSHIYPPGSEFALVNAEAQLMGAVVAVMHESLTEGIKGFYKLRKAYATLDGIMASELLYLQTLEKKGIITNASSTKTSLDKMPGAFSDSEFATLENTKGANTPSQNGAAADSASVAKDPSGPQTPASASASNEAKTAADVDILDEKLGHLQLDADAASEQNVLPDASLEDTTPSTPQFSHLDQLNKFGADRSLFKSPVDIFVHSGASMCFGILLLIISMVPPAFSRLLSVIGFKGDRDRGVQMLWQSTKYDNVNGAMAGLVLLQYYNLFFGIADILPSELDIQQLSKPSTGGAKFEAVGYPHNECTALLAQMRHRYPDSRLWRLEEARVLANARRIEEALAMLADNNDSKMRQIAALNSFELSMNSIYALDFKAAPVHFLRCVELNSWSHALYYYLAACAELELYRDLFHSGEATSPAALKHKKLAEEYFRKAPTVAGKKRFMAKAMPFEVFVLRKLQKWEERVKAYGLDLADVICVSPAMEMIYLWNGSKRMPPHLLEKARTYLPWERCTAPADKDVVAKIKKLEQDEVAIGLLAESSFLRQLGKSVEARKLVEPLLGVDKSVFKGPTRDDYCGAAAHYEVAAVAWMEACSPEAWPSAPEEVESFRKQKTDECQLHLDKVSKWDGFVLDARFGMRVQAGIDSVKWLKSKKGWM, encoded by the exons ATGTCTGCTGCATTGCGCTTTTGGTTGCGCGGACAGTCCGCCGCCTCGAACCAGTCGTCCAAAGCGCCGAGTGCTGCGCCGAGCCCGGCCGCCAGTTCTACTTCTTTGCGCGACCAGTTCAACAAACATGGACGTTCCAGTACCGGCTCAGTTAGCGCTGCCCAGCAGGAGGCGAGCAACATTGAAGATGCCATGGCGGCAGTAGCATTGATCATGAACGACGACATCGACGGAGCCGAAGCAATGCTGCGTGCGCGCGAAGATGCCTCGACATTCCACCAGCTTGGTGTGGGTGTCTCGACATTTTTGAGGAGTATCTTGGGTTTCGAAAAGGACATCATGAACGAGGCGACAACCCGGTTGGGGGAGACGGAAACACGGGCATGGAATGATATGAAGAAGGCCCAGAAAGAGGCGGAAAAGCATGGGGTGTACGGTGGTTCGGTATACCCCCAGGGGCATCCGTCAGGAGGAAGCCACATCTACCCTCCGGGTTCTGAGTTTGCGCTCGTGAACGCAGAGGCGCAACTCATGGGCGCCGTGGTGGCTGTGATGCACGAAAGTCTGACGGAAGGAATCAAGGGATTTTACAAGCTGAGAAAGGCGTACGCGACCTTGGACGGTATCATGGCCTCTGAGTTGCTGTATCTGCAGACACTGGAAAAGAAGGGTATCATCACGAACGCAAGCTCCACCAAGACGAGTCTCGACAAAATGCCTGGTGCATTCAGCGACTCGGAATTTGCTACCCTCGAAAACACCAAAGGCGCAAACACTCCTTCGCAAAACGGCGCCGCCGCAGACTCTGCCAGTGTCGCCAAGGACCCCTCTGGCCCTCAGACACCAGCGTCCGCATCGGCTTCCAACGAAGCGAAGACGGCCGCAGATGTAGATATACTCGACGAGAAGTTAGGCCATCTCCAACTTGACGCCGATGCGGCGAGCGAGCAGAATGTGCTCCCAGATGCGTCCCTAGAAGATACGACACCATCGACACCCCAGTTCTCCCACCTCGACCAGCTGAACAAGTTCGGCGCCGATAGGTCACTTTTCAAGTCACCAGTTGACATCTTCGTCCACAGCGGCGCCAGCATGTGCTTTGGTATTCTCCTGCTCATCATCTCCATGGTTCCCCCAGCATTCTCCCGTCTTCTCTCCGTCATCGGTTTCAAGGGCGATCGCGACAGGGGAGTCCAGATGCTCTGGCAGTCAACCAAGTACGACAACGTCAACGGCGCCATGGCCggcctcgtcctcctccagtACTATAACCTCTTCTTCGGAATTGCCGACATCCTCCCCAGCGAGCTCGACATCCAGCAACTCTCCAAGCCTTCCACCGGGGGCGCCAAGTTCGAAGCCGTCGGCTACCCCCACAACGAGTGCACCGCTCTGCTTGCCCAGATGCGCCATCGGTATCCGGACTCGCGCCTCTGGAGGCTCGAAGAAGCTCGCGTCTTGGCCAACGCTCGCCGCATCGAGGAGGCCCTGGCCATGCTGGCTGACAATAACGACAGCAAGATGCGCCAGATTGCAGCGCTCAACAGTTTCGAGCTGAGCATGAACTCCATTTATGCCCTTGACTTTAAGGCCGCGCCCGTCCACTTTTTGCGCTGCGTCGAGCTGAACAGCTGGAGCCACGCgctatactactaccttgcCGCCTGTGCCGAGCTGGAGCTGTACCGCGATCTGTTCCACAGCGGCGAAGCTACCAGCCCTGCGGCGCTCAAACACAAGAAGCTTGCAGAGGAGTACTTCCGCAAGGCCCCCACCGTGGCCGGCAAGAAACGCTTCATGGCCAAGGCGATGCCCTTTGAGGTGTTTGTGCTGCGCAAGCTGCAGAAGTGGGAGGAGCGCGTCAAGGCGTACGGGTTAGATCTTGCCGATGTGATCTGCGTCAGTCCCGCCATGGAGATGATTTACTTGTGGAACGGCAGCAAGCGTATGCCGCCTCACTTGCTGGAGAAGGCGCGGACGTACCTACCTTGGGAGCGGTGCACGGCGCCGGCGGACAAGGATGTTGTCGCgaagatcaagaagctggAGCAGGATGAGGTGGCTATTGGATTGTTGGCCGAGTCGTCGTTTTTGAGACAGCTGGGTAAGAGCGTGGAAGCGAGGAAGCTGGTGGAGCCTCTTTTGGGTGTTGATAA atCCGTCTTCAAGGGCCCTACCAGAGACGACTACTGTGGCGCCGCAGCCCATTACGAAGTCGCGGCCGTTGCCTGGATGGAGGCCTGCAGCCCCGAGGCCTGGCCATCAGCCCCCGAAGAGGTCGAATCCTTCCGCAAGCAAAAGACAGACGAGTGCCAGCTGCATCTGGACAAGGTGTCCAAATGGGATGGGTTCGTTTTGGATGCTCGGTTCGGCATGAGAGTCCAGGCTGGTATCGACAGCGTGAAGTGgctgaagagcaagaagggCTGGATGTGA
- the pgk gene encoding phosphoglycerate kinase produces MSLSNKLSIEDVDLKGKRVLIRVDFNVPLDAEKKVTNPQRIAGAIPTIKYALDHGAKAVVLMSHLGRPDGKPNPKYSLKPVVPELEKLLGKKVTFAPDCVGPEVEEIVNKADNGEVILLENLRFHIEEEGKGTDAEGNKVKADKAKVEEFRKNLTKLGDVYINDAFGTAHRAHSSMVGIDLPVKAAGFLMKKELQYFAKVLESPQRPFLSILGGAKVSDKIQLIDNLLDKVNTLIVCGGMAFTFKKTLQNMPIGNSLFDEAGAKIVPDLVKKAEKNNVKLVLPVDFTIADKFDKDANTGYATDKDGIPDGWMGLDCGEESVKLFTQAINESQTILWNGPAGVFEFDKFAKGTKATLDACVKAAEEGRTVIIGGGDTATVAAKYGVEDKLSHVSTGGGASLELLEGKALPGVVALSERQ; encoded by the exons ATGTCTCTCTCCAACAAGCTCTCCATCGAGGACGTCGACCTCAAGGGCAAGCGCGTCCTCATCCGT GTCGACTTCAACGTCCCCCTTgacgccgagaagaaggtcaCCAACCCCCAGCGCATCGCCGGTGCCATTCCCACCATCAAGTATGCGCTCGACCATGGCGCCAAGGCCGTTGTCCTCATGTCTCACCTTGGCCGTCCCGACGGCAAGCCCAACCCCAAGTACTCCCTGAAGCCCGTTGTTCCTGAGCTCGAGAAGCTCCTCGGCAAGAAGGTCACCTTCGCCCCCGACTGCGTTGGTCccgaggttgaggagatcGTCAACAAGGCCGACAACGGTGAAGTTATTCTCCTTGAGAACCTCCGCTTCCAcattgaggaggagggcaagggcaCCGATGCCGAGGGCAACAAGGTCAAGGCCGACAAGGCCAAGGTTGAGGAGTTCCGCAAGAACCTCACCAAGCTCGGTGATGTGTACATCA ACGATGCTTTCGGCACTGCCCACCGCGCCCACTCCTCCATGGTCGGCATTGACCTCCCCGTCAAGGCCGCCGGTTTCCTCATGAAGAAGGAGCTCCAGTACTTTGCCAAGGTTCTCGAGTCGCCCCAgcgccccttcctctccatcctcggCGGTGCCAAGGTTTCCGACAAGATCCAGCTGATCGACAACCTGCTCGACAAGGTCAACACCCTCATCGTCTGCGGTGGTATGGCCTTCACCTTCAAGAAGACCCTCCAGAACATGCCCATCGGCAACTCGCTCTTCGATGAGGCCGGCGCCAAGATTGTCCCTGACCTTGtcaagaaggccgagaagaacAACGTCAAGCTCGTGCTCCCCGTCGACTTCACCATTGCCGACAAGTTCGACAAGGACGCCAACACTGGCTACGCCACAGACAAGGACGGCATTCCCGACGGCTGGATGGGTCTCGACTGCGGCGAGGAGTCGGTCAAGCTCTTCACCCAGGCCATCAACGAGTCCCAGACCATCCTCTGGAACGGCCCCGCCGGTGTCTTCGAGTTCGACAAGTTCGCCAAGGGCACCAAGGCCACCCTCGACGCTTGCGTCAAGGCTGCCGAGGAAGGCCGCACCGTCATCATTGGCGGTGGTGACACCGCTACCGTCGCTGCCAAGTACGGCGTTGAGGACAAGCTCAGCCACGTCTCCACTGGCGGTGGTGCTTCtcttgagctccttgagGGCAAGGCTctccctggtgttgttgctcttAGCGAGCGTCAGTAA
- a CDS encoding catechol O-methyltransferase: METSELDRSKIYKSWEVDGKFHSDGREVTLLGYVYSRPDIDQLRGSPQKVLEAIDDFARSVTGLINIGEAKGAVVTKLIADCKPATILELGGYVGYSAILFGDALRKAGGKQYHSVEKSPLFAAVAASLVDLAGLRDVVRITVGTGAEGIQRLYDSGVLKSQLSMAFFDHHKPSYTSDLKRCERLGLVGPGTVLVADNMILPGNPPYAEWVRASVAEKQELDKNAEEKGSPNLQYKSRAIKSWEPSGHEDALEITECVGIEA; encoded by the exons ATGGAGACTTCAGAACTCGATCGCTCAAAGATCTACAAGAGCTGGGAGGTGGATGGCAAGTTT CATAGTGATGGCCGCGAAGTTACCCTACTTGGGTATGTCTACAGCCGTCCGGACATTGACCAGCTGCGCGGGAGCCCACAAAAGGTTCTGGAGGCCATCGACGACTTTGCCCGCTCTGTGACCGGCTTGATCAACATTGGCGAGGCAAAAGGTGCTGTGGTCACGAAACTCATTGCCGATTGCAAACCAGCCACCATCCTCGAGCTGGGTGGCTATGTCGGCTACTCCGCCATCTTGTTTGGCGATGCACTACGAAAGGCTGGCGGAAAGCAATACCATAGTGTCGAGAAAAGCCCCCtttttgctgctgttgccgcAAGCCTTGTCGACTTGGCTGGCCTCAGGGATGTCGTCAGAATCACTGTCGGCACCGGCGCCGAGGGCATCCAACGTCTCTACGATTCAGGCGTGCTCAAGTCTCAGCTTTCCATGGCCTTCTTTGACCATCACAAGCCAAGCTATACCAGTGATCTCAAGCGATGTGAGAGACTCGGCCTTGTTGGCCCAGGCACCGTCTTGGTTGCTGACAACATGATTCTACCGGGAAACCCGCCATATGCTGAGTGGGTCAGAGCCAGTGTGGCCGAGAAGCAGGAGCTTGACAAGAATgccgaagaaaagggaagtcCGAATCTGCAATACAAGAGCAGAGCTATCAAGAGCTGGGAGCCGAGTGGCCATGAGGATGCTCTGGAGATTACTGAGTGCGTGGGTATCGAAGCTTGA
- a CDS encoding phenol 2-monooxygenase, which translates to MQQNLLGHRNITIQYNTQPVDVNVDESLLHEDEVYPVEVLLVKTQVQPEASLDILENSTPYTANGAAKEVEERIRTRYIVGCDGAHSWLRKQLQVQLEGDLTDSVFGVVDLIPKSNFPDLRRVCYLRASTGTILLVPRSNKEVRLYIPVESGSSLSDPKDVTFDRIIDAARKIISPYTLEVGSVSWWSAYRVGQRVGSHFSRHNERAFLVGDAVHTHSPKAGQGMNTSIQDAYNLGWKLRLVLQPHHKLASNASRRLLATYESERRPVAQDLISFDRGYLKLFAAPSSQFDTEFLQAMKFTTGLSIRYPPSCAVQLPNGAQTAEQLGPSLLKADLVPGKRLPDFQAVYQADGITTWIHKRLQATGCFRVIVFAGDLAAHQHLSTNVQKLGEYLADPDNGLGHLTSGGEAAPLEVLMVHSANREKVELLDLPEVFRPWSDSEGYDYWRVLADAESVHEGHGRVYERLEIDPEKGRMVVVRPDGYIGAVLDVDDFEGAGKYFHELGMLSK; encoded by the exons ATGCAGCAAAACCTGCTAGGCCACAGGAACATTACAATCCAGTATAATACTCAGCCTGTCGATGTCAATGTCGATGAGTCCTTGCTGCATGAGGATGAAGTTTATCCCGTGGAAGTGCTCTTGGTCAAGACCCAGGTACAGCCAGAAGCGTCCTTGGATATTCTCGAGAACTCAACACCATAT ACCGCAAATGGTGCTGCCAAAGAGGTGGAGGAACGAATCCGAACCAGATACATCGTAGGCTGTGACGGGGCTCACAGTTGGCTTCGAAAGCAACTTCAAGTCCAACTCGAAGGCGACCTGACAGACTCTGTTTTCGGCGTCGTCGACCTGATCCCCAAATCCAACTTCCCCGACCTTCGCCGTGTCTGCTACCTCCGCGCCTCCACGGGtaccatcctcctcgtcccgCGAAGCAACAAGGAAGTCCGGCTGTACATCCCCGTCGAGAGCGGCAGTTCACTTTCAGACCCCAAAGACGTCACTTTCGACCGCATTATCGATGCCGCACGCAAGATCATATCCCCTTACACTCTGGAAGTCGGCTCAGTCTCGTGGTGGTCGGCCTACCGCGTTGGCCAGCGCGTCGGCAGTCATTTTTCAAGACACAATGAAAGAGCGTTCCTGGTAGGAGACGCGGTGCATACGCACTCGCCCAAGGCTGGACAGGGGATGAACACGAGTATCCAGGATGCGTATAATTTGGGGTGGAAGCTGAGGTTGGTTCTGCAGCCTCACCACAAACTCGCTTCGAACGCGTCGAGGAGGCTGTTAGCGACGTACGAATCCGAGCGCAGACCCGTAGCCCAAGACCTCATCTCCTTCGACAGAGGCTACCTCAAGCTCTTCGCTGCTCCCTCATCCCAATTCGACACCGAGTTCTTGCAGGCAATGAAATTCACCACCGGCCTGTCCATCCGCTACCCGCCCTCATGCGCGGTGCAGCTCCCAAATGGTGCGCAAACAGCTGAACAGCTGGGCCCAAGTCTTCTCAAAGCCGATCTAGTTCCCGGAAAGCGCTTGCCAGATTTTCAAGCGGTTTACCAAGCGGATGGGATCACGACTTGGATTCATAAGCGGCTACAGGCCACGGGTTGCTTTCGGGTGATTGTCTTTGCTGGAGACCTTGCTGCCCACCAACACTTGTCGACGAATGTGCAGAAGCTGGGAGAGTACCTCGCAGACCCAGATAATGGATTAGGACATTTGACATCAGGCGGAGAGGCGGCGCCATTGGAGGTGCTCATGGTGCATAGTGCTAATCGTGAAAAGGTTGAACTGCTCGACTTGCCAGAAGTCTTTAGACCTTGGAGCGATAGTGAAGGGTATGATTACTGGCGGGTGTTGGCGGACGCTGAGAGTGTGCATGAGGGACATGGGAGGGTGTATGAGCGGCTGGAGATTGATccggagaagggaaggatggtggtggtgaggccgGATGGGTATATTGGTGCGGtgcttgatgttgatgacttTGAAGGGGCTGGGAAGTATTTTCACGAGCTGGGGATGCTGTCAAAGTAA
- a CDS encoding integral membrane protein → MSWDLTRRRWMRRLNSKYIFDRIPLLHAIVFIIEMTIIARLTSRFNQFYNERPVLTMMVTNAVLAGVADTVAQSITAVRQRAVRKYPPGRGPNARDDFVAYEIHELDRKNPLNEQELIPESRDLPPPFDFERLTRFMAFGFCMAPLQFKWFGFLERCFPITKKNAYQSALKRVAFDQLIFAPFGLACFFTAMTLAEGGGKRGVYEKMRDLYVPTLKANYVLWPAVQVINFRLMPVSLQLPFVSTVGIAWTAYLSLTNAAEDVQHTTPHRAPGSPDIRLS, encoded by the exons ATGTCCTGGGACCTCACCCGCCGTCGATGGATGCGACGGTTGAACAGCAAATATATCTTTGACCGCATT CCCTTATTGCATGCCATCGTCTTCATAATCGAAATGACCATCATCGCCCGGCTCACGAGCCGGTTCAACCAGTTCTACAATGAACGACCTG TGCTCACGATGATGGTGACCAATGCGGTCCTGGCTGGAGTCGCCGACACGGTAGCCCAGTCCATCACGGCGGTCCGGCAACGTGCCGTCCGCAAGTACCCACCCGGCCGAGGCCCGAACGCGCGCGACGACTTTGTTGCCTACGAGATTCACGAGCTCGACCGGAAGAACCCCCTCAACGAACAAGAGCTGATCCCCGAGTCGCGGGACCTGCCGCCCCCGTTCGACTTTGAGCGGCTGACCCGCTTCATGGCCTTCGGCTTCTGCATGGCGCCCTTGCAGTTCAAGTGGTTCGGCTTTCTCGAGCGATGCTTCCCCATCACCAAGAAGAACGCCTACCAGTCGGCTTTGAAGAGAGTGGCTTTCGACCAGCTCATCTTTGCGCCCTTTGGTCTGGCCTGCTTCTTCACGGCCATGACGCTGGCCGAGGGCGGTGGAAAGAGAGGCGTGTATGAGAAGATGAGGGATCTGTATGTGCCGACGCTCAAGGCCAACTACGTTCTTTGGCCAGCGGTCCAGGTTATCAACTTTCGGTTGATGCCCGTGTCGCTCCAGCTG CCGTTCGTTTCCACTGTTGGTATCGCTTGGACAGCCTACCTTTCACTCACCAATGCCGCTGAGGATGTGCAGCACACCACCCCTCATCGGGCACCTGGCTCTCCCGACATTCGTCTATCCTAA